A window from Peromyscus eremicus chromosome 5, PerEre_H2_v1, whole genome shotgun sequence encodes these proteins:
- the LOC131910452 gene encoding putative olfactory receptor 1F12P, with protein METENQTSISEFLLLGFSSWPGKQGLLFALFLCLYLTGLFGNLLILLAVGSNNHLHTPMYFFLANLSLVDLCLPSATVPKMLLNIQTKSHSISYPGCLAQMYFCMMFANMDNFLLTVMAYDRYVAICHPLHYSTMMTPRVCTSLVALSWVIATLNPLLHTLMMARLHFCSENIIHHFFCDINSLLPLSCSDTSLNQLMVLLVVGLIFVVPSVCILASYGRIVSAVMKITSIQGKLKAFSTCGSHLALVILFYGAIAGIYMSPSSNHSTEKDSAASVIFMVVAPVLNPFIYSLRNNELKGTFKKTLGQSRMLSR; from the coding sequence AtggaaacagaaaaccaaaccagCATCTCCGAGTTTCTCCTCCTGGGCTTCTCAAGTTGGCCAGGGAAGCAAGGGCTCCTCTTTGCACTCTTCCTGTGTCTCTATTTAACAGGACTATTTGGAAACCTACTCATCTTGCTCGCCGTTGGCTCAAACAATCATCTACATACACCCATGTATTTTTTCCTTGCCAATTTGTCCTTGGTAGACCTCTGCCTTCCTTCAGCTACAGTGCCCAAGATGCTACTGAACATCCAAACCAAGTCTCACTCCATCTCCTACCCTGGATGCCTGGCTCAGATGTATTTCTGTATGATGTTTGCCAACATGGACAATTTCCTCCTCACTGTGATGGCATATGACCGTTATGTGGCCATCTGCCATCCTTTGCACTACTCCACCATGATGACCCCACGTGTCTGCACCTCTCTGGTGGCTTTATCTTGGGTCATTGCCACTTTGAATCCTCTCTTACATACCCTCATGATGGCCCGACTGCATTTCTGCTCTGAAAACATCATCCACCATTTCTTCTGTGACATcaactctctcctccctctctcctgttcTGACACCAGTCTCAATCAACTGATGGTTCTGCTTGTGGTGGGACTGATCTTTGTGGTACCGTCAGTGTGTATCTTAGCATCCTATGGTCGCATTGTCTCTGCTGTGATGAAAATAACTTCTATTCAAGGAAAACTCAAggcattctcaacctgtggctctCACCTTGCCTTGGTTATTCTTTTCTATGGTGCCATCGCAGGAATCTATATGAGCCCTTCATCCAACCACTCAACTGAAAAAGACTCAGCTGCATCAGTCATCTTCATGGTTGTAGCCCCTGTGTTGAATCCCTTCATTTACAGCTTAAGGAACAATGAGCTGAAGGGGACTTTTAAAAAGACTCTTGGCCAGAGCAGGATGCTTTCCCGGTGA